Genomic DNA from Nocardioides aquaticus:
GGCGACGGCCAGCGCGGCCGCCGCGGTGTCGGCGTTGACGTTGTGGACCTGTCCGTCGACGTCGGGGGCCACCGACGAGACCACCGGGATGCGGCCGGCCTCGATCAGGTCCTGCACGGCCTCGGGGCGCACGGACGCGACCTCGCCGACCAGGCCGAGGTCGACTTCCTCGCCGTCGACCACGGTGTTGGTGGCCTCGGCGGTGAAGAGCCCGGCGTCCTCGCCGGAGAGCCCGACCGCGAGCGGCCCGTGCTCGTTGATCAGCCCGACCAGCTCGCGCTGGACCTGCCCGACGAGCACCATCCGGACGACGTCCATCGCCTCGGGGGTGGTCACCCGCAGGCCGCCGCGGAACTCCGACTCGATGCCGAGGCGGTCGAGCATCGAGGAGATCTGCGGGCCGCCGCCGTGCACGATGACCGGGCGGAAGCCGGCGAAGCGCAGGAAGGCGATGTCCTCGGCGAAGGCGCGCTTGAGGACGTCGTCGGTCATCGCGTTCCCGCCGTACTTCACCACCACGACCTTGCCGTGGTAGCGCTTCAGCCAGGGCAGGGCCGCGGCGAGGGTGGTGGCCTTCTCCGGGTCGGCCGGCTGCATCTCGGAGAACACCATGCCGGCGGGGTCGAGGCGCGGGTCGGGCTGAGTGTCGTCAGGCGGGGTCTGCTCGTTCATCGTGGGCTCGCTCATGAGGAGTAGGCGCTGTTCTCGTGGACGTAGGCGTGGGTGAGGTCGTTGGTCCAGACCGTGGCCCGCTCGCCGCCCGACTTCAGGTCGATGGTCACCGTGACCTCACGGGGATCGAGGTCGACCTCGGTGGGGTCGGCCGCCGGGGTGCTCTCGCGGCAGACCCAGACCCCGTTGATGGCCACGTCGAGGTCGCCGGGGTCGAAGGTCGCCGCCGTGGTGCCGATGCTGGCCAGCACCCGGCCCCAGTTCGGGTCCTTGCCGAAGACCGCGGCCTTGAACAGGTTCGACCGGGCCACGCTGCGGCTGACCTCGACGGCCTCGTCCTCGCTGACCGCGCCCAGGGTGGTGATCGCGATCTCGTGGTCGGCGCCCTCGGCGTCCTTGAGCAGCTGCAGGGCCAGGTCGGTGCAGGCCTGGGTGAGGGCCTCGGTGAAGTCCGGCAGGGCCGGGGTGATCCCGCTGGCCCCGCTGGCCAGGACGGTCACGGTGTCGTTGGTCGACATGCACCCGTCGGAGTCGAGGCGGTCGAAGCTGACCCGGGTCGCGGCGCGCAGGGCCTGGTCGAGGTCGGCCGCGGGGACCACCGCGTCGGTGGTGAGCACGACGAGCATGGTGGCCAGCTGCGGCGCGAGCATCCCGGCACCCTTGGCCATCCCGCCGACCGACCAGCCGGCCCCCTCGACGACGACCTGCTTGCTGATCGAGTCGGTGGTCATGATCGCGTGCGCCGCGTCGTCGCCGCCCTGGGCGGCGAGGGCGTCGTACGCCGCGTCGGCGCCGGCGAGCACCGTGGCGCGGTCGTTCGTCAGCCCGATCAGGCCGGTGGAGCACACGACGACGTCGCCGGCGCCGATGCCGACGTGCTCGGCGACCCGCTCGGCCACCGCGTGGGTCGTGGCGAAGCCCTCCGGGCCGGTGTAGCAGTTGGCGCCGCCGGAGTTGAGGAAGACCGCCCGGACGACGCCGTCCTTGACGACCTCCTGGCTCCACAGGACCGGGTTCGCCTTGCAGCGGTTGGCGGTGAAGACGCTGGCCGAGTCGTGGGTCGGGCCGTCGTTGACCACGAGGGCGACGTCGCGGGCGCCGGTGCTCTTCAGCCCGGCGGCGACGCCGGCCGCCCGGAAGCCGGCGGGGTGGGTGATGCTCACGGGTTCGTCCTCTCGGGCCTGCGGTCGTCTCGCTTGCGGTCGTCGGAGCGCCGCTCGGGCCGCTCGGGCCGCTCGGGCCGCTCGGGCCGCTCGGGCCGCTCGGGCGCGGTGGGGGCGGGGGCGTCGACGACGTCGAGCCCCAGCTCGGTCCACTGCTCGGCGACGACGTCGACCGCGTCGACCGGCACCAGCAGCCAGTCGTGGTCGACCGTGCCGACGACGCGCACCTCGGCGTCCTCGGGCAGGGCGGCCAGGGCGGTGGCCAGCGCGGCGGGGCGGGCGGTCCCGGCGTCGGGGACGACCTCGTACGCCGCGAACGGGCCCTCGGGCCGCGCCTTGCGCGGGACCGCGCCGGCCGAGCAGACGACCGTGGTGGAGTCGGCGGTGGCGGTGATCGACATCAGGGTCGCCGAGCTGACCCAGGACGGCAGGTCGGCGCCGGCGCCGAGGCGCGCGACGGCCAGCTGCTCGACGTGGCGGCGCAGCTCGGCGCTCACGGCGCGATCCCGACCGTGGTCAGCCCGAGGGTCTCCTCGAGGCCGAGCGCGATGTTCATGCACTGCACCGCGGCGCCCGCGGTGCCCTTGGCCAGGTTGTCGACGGCGCCGACGGCGACCAGGCGCCCGGCGGTCTCGTCCACGGCCACCTGGAGGTGGACCGCGTTGGAGCCGATCACCGACTTGGTCTGGGGCCACTGGCCGTCGGGGAGGAGGTGGAGGAACGGCTCGTCGGCGCAGGCCGCGGCGTACGCCTCGCAGACCTGCTCGGCGGTGACGCCGGGGCGTACGGGCGCCGACGCGGTGGCCAGGATGCCGCGCGACATCGGCACCAGCACCGGGGTGAAGCTGACCCGGACGGCGGCCGGGTCGACCGAGCCGTCGGCGGCGAGCAGCCGGGAGAGGTTCTGGGTGATCTCCGGCGTGTGCCGGTGGACGCCGCCCACGCCGTAGGCGGAGGCGTTGCCCATCGTCTCCGAACCCATCAGGTGCGTCTTCGGCGCCTTGCCGGCGCCGGAGGTCCCGGACACCGCGACCACGACGACGTCCGGCTCGACCAGGCCGGCGGCGACCGCCGGGACCAGGCAGAGGCTGGAGATCGTCGGGTAGCAGCCGGGCACGGCCACGCGGGTCGTGCCGCGCAGGGCCTCGCGGCGACCCGGGAGCTCCGGGAGGCCGTACGGCCAGGTGCCGGCGTGGTCGCCGCCGTAGAACTTCGCCCACTCCCCCGCGTCCTCCAGCCGGAAGTCGGCGCCGCAGTCGACGACGAGGACGTCGTCGGCCAGCTGGGCGGCGAGCGGTCCGGACTGGCCGTGCGGCAGGGCGAGGAAGACCACGTCGTGGCCCGCGAGGGTCTCGGCGGAGGTCTCGACGAGGCGGCGGTCGGCGAGCGGGACGAGGTGGGGCTGGAGCGGGCCGAGCAGCTCACCGGCGTTCGAGCCGGCGGTCAGGGCGCCGATCTCGACCTCGGGGTGCCCGAGCAGGAGCCGCAGCACCTCTCCCCCGGCGTACCCGCTGGCGCCGGCAACGGCGATGCGTGTGGTCATGTCGCATGACTATACACACGAACGTATGACTATGCGAGCCGAGATGACGCTCGCGGACAGCCCAGATGACGCTCGCGGCGCCTCGAGATGACGCTCGCGGACACGCCGTCGGGGGCCTAGCGTGGCAGCGGTGACCTCCCCGCGACTCACCCACCCGGCGCACCTGGACCACCTGCGACACGAGACCTCGCGGTTGCGGGAGGTGCTCGCGCACGCCGACCCGGCCGCGCCGGTCCCGGCCTGCCCGGCCTGGACGGCCGCCGACCTGCTCTGGCACCTCGGTGGCGAGGTCCAGCACCAGTGGGCGTGGGTGGTCGAGCACCGCCCGCGCGACCCGGGTGCCGGGTACGCCCCGCCGACGCGACCCGACTCGGTCGCCGGGCTGCTGGACGTGCTCGACGACGCCTCGGCCCGGCTCGTGGCCGCGCTCCGCGACGGCGACCCGGCGGAACCTGCGTGGACGTGGGCCGACGACGAGGCCGACCGGACCCTCGGGTTCATCGCCCGCCGTCAGGCCCTCGAGGCGCAGGTCCACCGCCTGGACGCCGAGCAGGCCGTCGGTGACGTCCGCCCGCTGGATCCTGCGCTGAGCGCCGACGGGGTGGAGGAGGTGCTCGCGGTGATGTACGGCGGCTGCCCGCCGTGGGGGCGGTTCGAGCCCGGACCGACCTGGGTCCGCTGGGACCTGACCGACACCGGCGACGAGCTGTGGACACGGCTCGGGCTCTTCAGCGGCACCTCGCCGGACGGGACCCGTACGTATGCCGACGAGGACGACCTCGCCCTGAGCGAGGAGCCGGGACCGGCCGCCTCGCTCGTGGTGAGCGGCACGGCGGCCGGCCTCCAGGCCTGGCTGTGGCACCGGGCCGACGACGCCGGCGTCACCGTGTCCGGCGACGAGGACGCCTACGCCCGGCTGGCCGGGATCTTGCGTCAGCCGATCGACTGACGGCGCCGCAAGCGTCACCTCGATGCGCCGCGAGCGTCATCTCGGCTGTCCGCGAGCGTCATCTCTGCTAGCGCTGGACGGCGCCGCACTCCGCCGTGGCGACCGCGACGGCGGCGTCGCGGGCCGCACCGGTCTCCTGCTCGGTCAGCGTCCGGTCCGGGGCGCGGAAGCGCAGCGCGAAGGCCAGCGAGCGCTTCCCCTCCCCCACCTGCTCGCCGGTGTAGACGTCGAAGAGCCGCAGCGACTCGAGCAGCTCCCCGGCGCCGCGGCGCAGCGCGTCGGCCACGTCGGCGGACGGCACCGTGTCGTCGACCAGCAGCGCGACGTCCTCCTTGGCCACCGGGAAGTCCGAGAGGACCGGGGCCGGGACGACGTCGACGGCGTGGGCGAGCAGGACGTCGAGGTCGACCTCGGCGGCCACGGTGCGCGCCGGCAGGCCCAGGTCGCGGCAGACCCTCGGGTGCAGCTCGCCGGCGTGCCCGACCGACGTCGAGCCGATCAGCAGCTCGGCGCAGCGGCCGGGGTGCCACGGCGCCCGCTGGGCCGCCCGGGCGACCAGCTCGAGCCCGAGGGCGTCGGCGACGGTCCGCACCGACGCGACCGCGTCGGACCAGTCGGCGACCCGGCCCGGGCCCCACCAGCCCTCGCGCTCGCGACGACCGGTCATCGCCACCGCGAGGTGCAGCGGCTGGCGCGGCAGGGCGGCGTCGAGCGCGGCGACCTGCTCGGGGGTCGGTCGGTGGTCGACGCCGTGGATCGGGGTCGGCCCGCCGCCGCCGGGCAGGGTGACGGTCCCGGTCTCGAAGATCGCGAGGTCGGTGGCACCGCGACCCAGGTTGCGGGCCACCGTCTCAAGCACGCCGGGCAGCAGCGTGGTCGACATCGCGGGTCGCTCGGCCGAGAGCGGGTTGGCCAGCCGGAGCACCGTGCGGCGCTCGTCGTCGGCCGGCAGGCCCAGCCGGTCGAGGTCGACCTGGCCGAGGAACGGGAAGGTGATCACCTCGACGTGACCGGCACCGGCCAGCGCCCGTCCGACGCGGCGTCGCAGCCGCTGGCCGCGGGTCAGGCCGCGCCCGGCCGGCGGGGTCGGCAGCACCGACGGCACCGTGTCGTACCCGACGACGCGGGCGACCTCCTCGACGAGGTCGTAGGGGTCGGTGAGGTCCGGGCGCCACGGCGGCGGGACGACGCTGAGGACGCCGGCGCCGTCGGCGACCTCGCAGCCGACCGCGCGCAGGTGCGTGGCCGCTGTCGTCTCGTCGACGTCCATCCCGGTGACCCGGGCCGCGAGGTCGCGGGCCATCGTGATCGGCGGCGCCTGCGGCGCCTTGCCGACGACGGTGACGCCGGGCTCGGCGGTGCCGCCGGCGTACGTCGTGAGCAGCTCGACCACCCGGTCGGCCGCGGCCTCGCAGATCGTCGGGTCGACGCCGCGCTCGTTGCGCTTGCCGGCCTCCGAGGTGATCTTGTGCCGGCGCCCGGTGCGGAACATCGAGGTGGCGTCCCAGTGCGCCGACTCGACCAGCACCCGGGTGGTGGTCGCGGACATCTCGGTGGTCTGCCCGCCCATCACGCCGCCCAGGCCGATGATCCCGGAGTCGTCGACGACGACGAGGTCGTCGGTCGCCAGGGCCCGCACGGTGCCGTCGAGGGTGGTCAGCCGCTCGCCCTCGCGGGCGCGGCGCACCCCGACGGTGCCGGTGAGGCGGTCGGCGTCGTAGCCGTGGATCGGCCGACCGGTCTCGAGCATCACGTAGTTGGTGACGTCGACGGCCACCGAGACCGAGCGCATCCCGGCCAGGGCCAGGCGCCGTGCCATGAAGGTCGGGGTCGGGGCGGTCGGGTCGATCCCGGAGACCGTACGGGCGACGAACACCGGGCAGCCGACCTCGTCCTCGACCCGCACCGGGTGGCCGGCGTCGTCGGCCGGGGGCACCTCGCGCAGGCACGGGTCGTGGAACGCCGAGGCCGGCAGGTCGTAGGCCAGCGCGGCGTCGCGGGCGACCCCGCGCAGCGACAGCGCGTAGGCGCGGTCGGGGTTGATCTCGAACTCGATGACCTCCTCGTCCAGGCCGAGGAGCCCGCGCGCGTCCTGGCCGGGCTCACCGGCACCGGCCGGCAGGACGACGATGCCGTCGGCGGAGCCGAAGGACTCGGCCGGCAGGCCGAGCTCGGCGGCCGAGCAGATCATCCCGGCGGAGACGTGCCCGTAGGTCTTCCGGGCGGCGATCGCGAAGTCGCCGGGCAGCACCGCCCCGGGCAGCACCACGACCACGAGGTCGTCGACGCCGAAGTTGTGGGCACCGCAGACGATGCCCTGGGGCTCGCCGGTGCCGTTGGCGTCGCCGACGTCGACGGCGCACCAGTTGATCGTCTTGCCGTTCTTCTGCGGCTCGGGATCGGCGGACAGCACACGACCGACGACCAGCGGGCCGGTGACCTGCTCGCCGGGACGCTCGATCGCCTCGAGCTTGAGCCCGAGGGCGGTGAGACGCCGCGCGAGGTCGTCGGTGGTCACGTCGGCCGGCAGGTCGACGTGCTCGCGGATCCAGGAGACGGGGGCCTTCATCGGTCCTAGAGCTCCGTTCCGAACGCGGCGGAGTACCGCACGTCGCCCTCGAAGATGTCGCGCAGGTCCTCTGCGCCGTGGCGGAACATGAACGACCGGTCGATGCCCATGCCGAAGGCGAAGCCGGTGTAGACGTCGCTGTCGACGCCGCAGGCGGTCAGCACCCGCGGGTTGACCACGCCGCAGCCGCCCCACTCGATCCAGCCCTCGCCCTTGCAGGTGCGGCACGACGACACCGCGGGCTCGTCGCCGCGGCACACGAAGCAGACCAGGTCGACCTCGGCCGACGGCTCGGTGAAGGGGAAGTACGACGGCCGGAAGCGGGTGGTGATGCCCTCGCCGAACAGCTGGGTCGCGAAGTGGTCGAGGGTGCCCTTGAGGTGGGCCATGGAGATGCCGCGGTCGACCACGAGCCCCTCGACCTGGTGGAACATCGGGCTGTGGGTGGCGTCGTACTCGTCGGTGCGGAAGACCCGGCCCGGGCAGATCACGTAGATCGGGGGCTCGCGGGTCAGCATCGTGCGCGCCTGGACCGGTGAGGTGTGCGTGCGCAGCACCACGTGGTGGTCGGCCGGCTCGGTCCAGAAGGTGTCCTGCATGGTGCGGGCGGGGTGGTCCGGGCCGAGGTTGAGCGCGTCGAAGTTGAGCCACTCGGCCTCGACGACGGGGCCCTCGGCGACCTCCCAGCCCATCGCGACGAAGAGGTCGCCGATGTGCTCGCTCATCAGCGTGATGGGGTGCCGGCCCCCGCGCGCGGCACGGTCGGCGGGCAGCGTCACGTCGACGGCCTCCTCGACCAGGGCCCGCGCCTCGTGGGCGGCCTCGAGCTCGGCGGTGCGGGCGGCCAGCGCCTGGTTGACCGCGCCGCGGGCCTGCCCGACCCGGCGCCCGGCATCCTTGCGGGCCTGGGGCGGCAGTGCGCCGATCTCCCGGTTGGCCAGCGCCAGCGGCGACCGGTCGCCGGTGTGGGCGGTCCGGACCGCCTTGAGGTCGTCGAGGTCGGTGGCGGCGGCGATGGCGACCAGGGCGGCCTCGCGGGCCTCGTCGACCTGCTCAGCGCCCAACGGGGTCACCTCCACGGGGTCGTAGTCGGTATTGGGTCCGGACATGGTCAGGAGTCTAGGAAGCCGCCGCCCCGCGCCGCGACCGGGTTGTCCGGCCGACTCCGTCGCGCACTCAGCCGGCGGCGTCCTCGTCGTACGCCGGCCAGCGCACCACGAGCCGGGCGCCGCCGCCGGGTGCGTCTCCGATCGTGACCGAGCCGCCGTGCGCACGGGTCAGCCCGTGCACCAGGTAGAGGCCCAGCCCGGACCCGCCGCCGGCGCCGCCCTTCCAGAACTTGGTGAACACCTGCGGCCGCAGCACCGGCGCGATCCCGTCGCCCTCGTCGTCGACGACCAGCACCACGCCCGGCGCGTCGCCGTCCGCGGCGGTGAGGCCGACGCGCACGGTGCCGGCGCCGTGCCTCACAGCGTTCTCGACCAGGTTGGTGACGACCTGGGTCAGCTTGTCGGGGTCGGCCAGCACCGCCGGCAGGTCGTCGCCGACGTGCAGCTCCACCGGGGTCGCGGTGCCGGCGTGCACCGACTCCACGACCCGGGTGACGAGCACCTCGGCCTGGCAGGGACGGACGTGCAGCTGCAGGCGGCCGGTGTCGATCCGGGCGACGTCGAGCAGCTCGGTGATCAGCCGGCTCAACCGGTCCGCGTCGCTGCTGACGGTGTGCAGCATCAGCTTCTTCTGCTCGTCGCCCAGCTTGTCCCAGCGGTTCAGCAGGGCCTGGACGAAGCCCTTGACGCCGGTCAGCGGGGAGCGCAGCTCGTGGGCCACGGTGGCGACGAGGTCAGACCGGTCGCGGTCGAGGCGGGCCCGGCCGCGTCCGGAGCGCAGCACGACCGCGACCTCCTCGACCGGTGCCCCGCGTGCGGCCCGGTGCAACCGGGCGGTCACCAGGACCTCCTCGCCGTCGGGGAGCAGGACGGAGCGCTCGGGCACGCCGGTGCGGGAGCCGAGGCCGTCGTAGGGCCGGCAGCAGGCGTACCAGTCGCGACCGTCCGGGTCGCGCAGGCCGAGCACCTCGGCCAGCTCCAGGCCGACCAGCGAGGCCGCGTCGCGGCCGAGCATCCGTGCCGCGACGGCCGACACGGCGCTCACCCGGCGGTCCGCACCAGCCAGCACCACCCCGTCGGGCAGCAGGTCGAGCGGGTCCGTGGTCGCCACGGCGCCCACCCTAGGAGCCCGTGCGCCCCCGGCCGGCCCCTACCGCCGCTGGGCCGTCGCCGAGGCGTAGAGGCACAGGGTCGCGGCGGAGGCGAGGTTGAGGCTCTCGGCCCGGCCGTGGATGGGAATCCGGACCCGGTGGTCGGCCAGCGCGGCCAGGGCGTCGTCGAGGCCGTGGGCCTCGTTGCCGAGCAGCCAGGCCGTCGGCCGGGCCAGCAGCGCCCCGCCGGACCCGTCGCGGCCGCCGTCGCGGGCCGCGTCACGGGCGGCGTCCTCGAGCTCGGCGAGGTCCAGCTCACCGGCGCCGTCGGCGGCCAGCACCGTCAGGCCCGCGGCGCGTGCGGCCTCCACGGCGCGCACCGGGTCGGGCTCGAGCGCCACGGGCACGTGGAAGGCCGAGCCCGCGCTGGCGCGCAGGGTCTTGGGGTTGTGCAGGTCGACGGCGTCGCCGGCCAGCACGACGGCGTCGCCGCCAGCGGCGTCGGTGGTGCGCACGATGGTGCCGGCGTTGCCGGGGTCGCGGACCTCCGCGCAGAGCGCGACCAGGCGCGAGCCGGGCACGACGTGCTCCAGCGGGCGGTCGAGCAGCCGGCAGACGGCCACCAGGCCGGCCGGGGACACGGCCTCGGTCAGCGAGGCCAGCGCCCGGTCGTCGACCAGCGTCACGGTCGTGCCGACGGCGCCGCCGAGGAGGGCGTCGAAGCGGCGTACGGCCTCGGGCGTGGCGAAGACCTCGACCACGCGGCCGTCGACCGCGAGCGCGGCCTCGACGGCCTGGGGGCCCTCGGCGAGGAACAGCCGCCGCTCGGTGCGTACCGAGCGGCGGCTGAGCCGACGTGCGTCCTTGACCCGCGCGTTGCCGGCGGCCAGGGGGGTGGTGCTCAGGCCGAGGCCTCGGCGCGCGGCGCGTTCACGTCGTCGGGCAGCGCCTCGCGGGCGGTGGCGACGAGGGCGCTGAAGGCGGCCGGCTCGTTGACGGCCAGCTCGGCGAGGATCTTGCGGTCGACCTCGACACCGGCCAGGCCGAGGCCCTGGATGAAGCGGTTGTAGGTCATCCCCTCCGCGCGGGCGGCGGCGTTGATCCGCTGGATCCACAGACGACGGAAGTTGCCCTTGTTCTTGCGGCGGTCGTTGTAGCTGTAGACCAGGGAGTGGGTGACCTGCTCCTTGGCCTTGCGGTAGAGGCGCGACCGCTGGCCGCGGTAGCCGCTGGCCCGGTCGAGGGTGGTACGGCGCTTCTTCTGGGCGTTGACTGACCGCTTGACGCGTGCCATGAGGGTGCTCCTTAAGTTCTACGGTGGCCGGGTCGGGGACGGACCCGGCCGGTGGGGGCGAGGGTCAGAGACCCAGCAGCTTCTTGGCGCGGGGGACGTCGTTCGCCGCGACCTCGGTCGTGCCGGACAGGCGTCGCGTCACCTTGGAGGACTTCTTCTCCAGGTTGTGGCGCTTGCCGGCCTTCTCGCGGCGGATCTTGCCCGAGCCGGTGACCCGGAACCGCTTGCTGGCGCCCGAGTGGGTCTTGTTCTTCGGCATGGTGCTTTCTCCTCCAGGGGTAGCAGGCGTGGTGGTGCGCGCCTGTCTGGCCGGGAAACGCCCCCGGCCGGTGGCTGTGTGTGCAGTGTGTGGTCGAGGACCGGCGGTCCTCAGGCCTCGATCTCGGGGTCGAGGTTCTCCGAGCGCCCGCGCTCCTTGGCGACCGTGCTCCGCCCGGCGTTCGCGGCGGTCCGCTCGGCCTTGTCCTCGGCCTCCTCGGCGGCCCGGTCGGCCATCTCCTTCTCCTTCTCGACCCGCAGCTGGTTCTTGGCCTCGGCCTTCTTGCGGTGCGGGCCCAGGACCATGACCATGTTGCGGCCGTCCTGCTTCGGCGAGGACTCCACGAAGCCGAGCTCGGCGACGTCCTCGGACAGGCGCTGCAGGAGCCGGAAGCCCAGCTCGGGGCGGTGCTGCTCACGGCCGCGGAACATGATCGTGATCTTGACCTTGTCGCCGGCGGCCAGGAAGCGGACCACGTGGCCCTTCTTGGTCTCGTAGTCGTGACCGTCGATCTTGGGGCGGAGCTTCATCTCCTTGATCACGACGTTGGTCTGGTTCCGTCGTGCCTCACGGGCCTTCTGGGCGTTCTCGTACTTGAACTTCCCGTAGTCCATGAGCTTGCAGACCGGCGGGCGGGCGGTCGGCGCGACCTCGACCAGGTCGAGGTCGGCCTCCTGGGCCAGACGCAGGGCCTGGTCGGTCGGCACGATGCCGACGGTCTCGCCGTTGGGTCCGACGAGGCGGACCTCGGGTACCCGGATCCGGTCGTTGATGCGCAGCTCGGTGCTGATGAGTCCTCCAGTGGGTCAGGGGCACGGAGGCTCTCCCCCGTCACCGGCGCACGCGGAGGGCGTACGGCCCGGAGACGAGAAATGGCTCCCGCTCGGACCAAGCGGAAGCCAGTGACCACACCGACACCCGGAGGTGCCGCGACCGGTCGGGAGGGACGCTGGTGCGTCCCGGCTCGACCGAGCCGGTGGACCGGACCCGACGACCTGGGCGGTGGTGGCCGCGTGCGGTCGGTGCGGGTGGGAGTCGGTGTTGCCGTGACCCCGCTTGTAGATCGTCGTGGTCGGCAGCTCGCGCTGCTTCCCACATCGATCGGTCAACGCAAGACCTTAGCGGATCATTCCGGCACCGGCGAATCCTCCGCGCCGTCCGGGGAGGCGCCGACCCACGCCAGTCTGCCGTCGACCCGCACCAGGCGCCAGCCGGCGGCGACCGCCTCGAGGTCCTGGCCGGTCAGGACGTACGACGCGGGGCCGGCGAGGTCGACCGCGAGCGCCGCGGCACCCTCCTGCAGGGCGGCCGTCGCCGCGGTCGCGGCGGCGACCGGCACCGGACGCGCCTGCGGGTCCCAGGCGGCCATCGCGTCGGCGCCGGTGAAGGCGAGCAGGGCCGTACGCCCGTCGGCGCCGGCGACCAGGACCGCCGCCATGTCGCTGGACTTGTCGTGGGCCAGCCCCCGCTCGTCGAGCTCGACCTCGCCGAGGACCGCGACCACGGGGACCAGCAGCCGGGCGCCGGCCAGGGGGCCCAGCACGTCGCCGGTCGTGCCGCGCCCCTCCGCCCGGGCGAGCATCGCCGCCCGCAGGACGGGGTCGGGCGCGCCGTCGTCGTCGGCGAAACCGGGGTCGGGGAGCTCGCGGGAGGTCACCGGAGCAGTCTCCCCGGGGCGTGCGCCGCGCCGACGCCGACCCCGGCGACCGGTGATCCGGACCACTTATCTACCCAATGTCGAGTGTCTTACTTGTATTTGATCCGCCTGCCCCGTAGAACTGGCGCCCATGTCCACCTCCCAGACCGTCGTCGCGACCCCGACGACCGACCGCCGGGACCGCGACACCCGCCGCGGTCCCCGACTCTCGT
This window encodes:
- the argJ gene encoding bifunctional glutamate N-acetyltransferase/amino-acid acetyltransferase ArgJ, which translates into the protein MSITHPAGFRAAGVAAGLKSTGARDVALVVNDGPTHDSASVFTANRCKANPVLWSQEVVKDGVVRAVFLNSGGANCYTGPEGFATTHAVAERVAEHVGIGAGDVVVCSTGLIGLTNDRATVLAGADAAYDALAAQGGDDAAHAIMTTDSISKQVVVEGAGWSVGGMAKGAGMLAPQLATMLVVLTTDAVVPAADLDQALRAATRVSFDRLDSDGCMSTNDTVTVLASGASGITPALPDFTEALTQACTDLALQLLKDAEGADHEIAITTLGAVSEDEAVEVSRSVARSNLFKAAVFGKDPNWGRVLASIGTTAATFDPGDLDVAINGVWVCRESTPAADPTEVDLDPREVTVTIDLKSGGERATVWTNDLTHAYVHENSAYSS
- a CDS encoding sensor histidine kinase; translated protein: MATTDPLDLLPDGVVLAGADRRVSAVSAVAARMLGRDAASLVGLELAEVLGLRDPDGRDWYACCRPYDGLGSRTGVPERSVLLPDGEEVLVTARLHRAARGAPVEEVAVVLRSGRGRARLDRDRSDLVATVAHELRSPLTGVKGFVQALLNRWDKLGDEQKKLMLHTVSSDADRLSRLITELLDVARIDTGRLQLHVRPCQAEVLVTRVVESVHAGTATPVELHVGDDLPAVLADPDKLTQVVTNLVENAVRHGAGTVRVGLTAADGDAPGVVLVVDDEGDGIAPVLRPQVFTKFWKGGAGGGSGLGLYLVHGLTRAHGGSVTIGDAPGGGARLVVRWPAYDEDAAG
- the argB gene encoding acetylglutamate kinase codes for the protein MVFSEMQPADPEKATTLAAALPWLKRYHGKVVVVKYGGNAMTDDVLKRAFAEDIAFLRFAGFRPVIVHGGGPQISSMLDRLGIESEFRGGLRVTTPEAMDVVRMVLVGQVQRELVGLINEHGPLAVGLSGEDAGLFTAEATNTVVDGEEVDLGLVGEVASVRPEAVQDLIEAGRIPVVSSVAPDVDGQVHNVNADTAAAALAVALGAEKLLVLTDVEGLYRDWPASDDLIYEISPENLHDLLPTLASGMVPKMAACHLAVRDGVPRATVVDGREPHAVLLELFTDEGVGTQVLPGVETKYRKARHKPQPKEA
- the pheT gene encoding phenylalanine--tRNA ligase subunit beta; translated protein: MKAPVSWIREHVDLPADVTTDDLARRLTALGLKLEAIERPGEQVTGPLVVGRVLSADPEPQKNGKTINWCAVDVGDANGTGEPQGIVCGAHNFGVDDLVVVVLPGAVLPGDFAIAARKTYGHVSAGMICSAAELGLPAESFGSADGIVVLPAGAGEPGQDARGLLGLDEEVIEFEINPDRAYALSLRGVARDAALAYDLPASAFHDPCLREVPPADDAGHPVRVEDEVGCPVFVARTVSGIDPTAPTPTFMARRLALAGMRSVSVAVDVTNYVMLETGRPIHGYDADRLTGTVGVRRAREGERLTTLDGTVRALATDDLVVVDDSGIIGLGGVMGGQTTEMSATTTRVLVESAHWDATSMFRTGRRHKITSEAGKRNERGVDPTICEAAADRVVELLTTYAGGTAEPGVTVVGKAPQAPPITMARDLAARVTGMDVDETTAATHLRAVGCEVADGAGVLSVVPPPWRPDLTDPYDLVEEVARVVGYDTVPSVLPTPPAGRGLTRGQRLRRRVGRALAGAGHVEVITFPFLGQVDLDRLGLPADDERRTVLRLANPLSAERPAMSTTLLPGVLETVARNLGRGATDLAIFETGTVTLPGGGGPTPIHGVDHRPTPEQVAALDAALPRQPLHLAVAMTGRREREGWWGPGRVADWSDAVASVRTVADALGLELVARAAQRAPWHPGRCAELLIGSTSVGHAGELHPRVCRDLGLPARTVAAEVDLDVLLAHAVDVVPAPVLSDFPVAKEDVALLVDDTVPSADVADALRRGAGELLESLRLFDVYTGEQVGEGKRSLAFALRFRAPDRTLTEQETGAARDAAVAVATAECGAVQR
- the argC gene encoding N-acetyl-gamma-glutamyl-phosphate reductase, which codes for MTTRIAVAGASGYAGGEVLRLLLGHPEVEIGALTAGSNAGELLGPLQPHLVPLADRRLVETSAETLAGHDVVFLALPHGQSGPLAAQLADDVLVVDCGADFRLEDAGEWAKFYGGDHAGTWPYGLPELPGRREALRGTTRVAVPGCYPTISSLCLVPAVAAGLVEPDVVVVAVSGTSGAGKAPKTHLMGSETMGNASAYGVGGVHRHTPEITQNLSRLLAADGSVDPAAVRVSFTPVLVPMSRGILATASAPVRPGVTAEQVCEAYAAACADEPFLHLLPDGQWPQTKSVIGSNAVHLQVAVDETAGRLVAVGAVDNLAKGTAGAAVQCMNIALGLEETLGLTTVGIAP
- the pheS gene encoding phenylalanine--tRNA ligase subunit alpha, coding for MSGPNTDYDPVEVTPLGAEQVDEAREAALVAIAAATDLDDLKAVRTAHTGDRSPLALANREIGALPPQARKDAGRRVGQARGAVNQALAARTAELEAAHEARALVEEAVDVTLPADRAARGGRHPITLMSEHIGDLFVAMGWEVAEGPVVEAEWLNFDALNLGPDHPARTMQDTFWTEPADHHVVLRTHTSPVQARTMLTREPPIYVICPGRVFRTDEYDATHSPMFHQVEGLVVDRGISMAHLKGTLDHFATQLFGEGITTRFRPSYFPFTEPSAEVDLVCFVCRGDEPAVSSCRTCKGEGWIEWGGCGVVNPRVLTACGVDSDVYTGFAFGMGIDRSFMFRHGAEDLRDIFEGDVRYSAAFGTEL
- a CDS encoding maleylpyruvate isomerase N-terminal domain-containing protein, giving the protein MTSPRLTHPAHLDHLRHETSRLREVLAHADPAAPVPACPAWTAADLLWHLGGEVQHQWAWVVEHRPRDPGAGYAPPTRPDSVAGLLDVLDDASARLVAALRDGDPAEPAWTWADDEADRTLGFIARRQALEAQVHRLDAEQAVGDVRPLDPALSADGVEEVLAVMYGGCPPWGRFEPGPTWVRWDLTDTGDELWTRLGLFSGTSPDGTRTYADEDDLALSEEPGPAASLVVSGTAAGLQAWLWHRADDAGVTVSGDEDAYARLAGILRQPID